In Bombus affinis isolate iyBomAffi1 chromosome 11, iyBomAffi1.2, whole genome shotgun sequence, one genomic interval encodes:
- the LOC126922292 gene encoding 39S ribosomal protein L40, mitochondrial, whose protein sequence is MIGVLNLANAVFRSSLHSVSNSRNISIYIHPLQFRATEILLGEPLKKKKRLDPSILRAREERKKKKLQKKIRQLERHANHLKPIFEIDILPQLLQKENRACHLPVSLSEEEMERRKLLEREWSRYKQEQWLNDLQVMKSIMVSQEIALKELKAVSKQLYKKAVEFDDSFMPYSATGPVYTPPIEDFDSPDGEYIETTVKYVGE, encoded by the exons ATGATTGGTGTATTAAATTTGGCAAATGCCGTTTTTAG GTCCTCTTTGCATTCGGTTAGCAATTCGCGCAATATCTCCATATATATACATCCATTACAATTTCGAGCGACTGAAATTCTCTT AGGAGAaccacttaaaaagaagaaaagactcGATCCTAGTATCCTTAGAGctagagaagaaagaaagaagaagaaactacaGAAAAAAATCCGTCAGTTAGAAAGACATGCAAACCATCTAAAACCAATCTTTGAAATTGATATATTACCTCAGCTATTGCAAAAGGA GAATAGAGCTTGTCATTTGCCAGTATCATTATCAGAAGAAGAAATGGAAAGGAGAAAATTATTAGAGAGGGAATGGTCCAGATACAAACAAGAACAATGGTTGAACGATTTACAAGTTATGAAATCTATCATGGTATCGCAAGAAATAGCATTGAAAGAATTAAAAGCTGTCTCGAAGCAACTTTACAAAAAAGCAGTTGAA TTTGATGATTCGTTCATGCCATATAGCGCAACAGGACCGGTATATACTCCACCGATAGAAGATTTTGACAGTCCTGATGGAGAATATATAGAAACCACGGTTAAATATGTAGGGGAATAG